In Pochonia chlamydosporia 170 chromosome 3, whole genome shotgun sequence, the following are encoded in one genomic region:
- a CDS encoding DNA-directed RNA polymerase III complex subunit Rpc37 (similar to Metarhizium acridum CQMa 102 XP_007810334.1), with translation MSKLDKMDIDNDIEDDDPITASYPVYLNPALPLGRRLLVLQQPNRTDDTPRPPPTELRLKAHSGMVEVDLPLDNTNAYDREKGLKWGRTLQASMAAKNGGSHGLAGGFGFGAVQQRGKKKGEQDDDEYMDWNEAVRQDKVLKTQTLGGQYPDTDEVQYMVGVFQGKNLHLTPVSSLVHLRPQLHHLDATTQQERNASASASKEAAGSSSTAARAIHMTIKNTADGDAVTTETMADRLRFVQTENWRKMRYTDENEEAAWEVYNESLFLQPKAEETEDAEGEGKAKAGEGAEQDMEELVPRFGAKWNDKQLLEAVSGIEKPDPEPEPEIKPEPKDKQDAATDAEDGRKPKGKPRGGAAPAAPRRGGRAKASAKTTVTID, from the exons ATGAGCAAActcgacaagatggacatCGACAACGacattgaagacgacgatcCCATCACGGCCAGCTACCCCGTCTACCTCAACCCAGCTCTCCCCTTAGGCCGGCGGCTCCTCGTCCTCCAACAGCCCAACCGAACCGACGACACGCCGCGCCCACCGCCCACGGAGCTCCGCCTAAAAGCGCATTCCGGCATGGTCGAAGTCGACCTCCCACTAGACAACACCAACGCCTACGATCGCGAAAAGGGCCTTAAATGGGGTCGCACGCTCCAGGCCTCCATGGCAGCGAAGAACGGCGGCAGCCACGGTCTAGCAGGGGGTTTTGGATTCGGCGCCGTCCAGCAAagaggcaagaagaagggcgagcaagatgacgacgagtACATGGACTGGAACGAGGCCGTCCGTCAGGACAAGGTGCTCAAGACGCAGACCCTAGGCGGGCAGTACCCCGACACAGACGAAGTCCAGTACATGGTGGGAGTGTTTCAAGGGA AAAACCTCCACCTAACACCCGTGTCCTCGCTCGTACACCTCCGCCCCCAGCTACACCACCTCGACGCAACGACACAGCAAGAGCGCAATGCCTCCGCCTCAGCGtccaaagaagcagcagggTCCTCGTCGACCGCCGCCCGCGCCATCCACATGACCATCAAGAACACCGCCGACGGCGACGCAGTCACCACGGAAACCATGGCGGACCGTCTGCGGTTCGTGCAGACCGAGAACTGGCGCAAGATGCGGTACACCGATGAGAACGAGGAGGCCGCGTGGGAGGTGTACAACGAGAGCTTGTTCCTGCAGCCCAAGGCGGAGGAGACGGAGGATGCTGAGGGCGAGGGTAAAGCAAAGGCTGGGGAAGGGGCCGAACAGGATATGGAGGAGCTGGTGCCTAGGTTTGGGGCCAAGTGGAATGATAAGCAGTTGCTGGAGGCTGTGAGCGGAATTGAGAAGCCTGATCCGGAGCCAGAGCCGGAGATCAAGCCGGAGCCGAAAGACAAGCAGGATGCCGCGACGGATGCAGAGGATGGCAGGAAGCCGAAGGGTAAGCCGCGGGGTGGTGCGGCGCCTGCTGCTCCAAGACGAGGAGGTAGAGCCAAGGCATCGGCGAAAACAACAGTCACTATAGACTAG
- a CDS encoding topisomerase II associated protein (similar to Coccidioides immitis RS XP_001246948.1) has product MSFFGFDTGPRGHNKAAPGFSQAHDPFAGLSGRGNEDDALDFEDTYDGLGDQLDETDDAFNDDTFGGDTAVAGNVGKDFDFFGQTAKVADAIEEEHLRFNRQQPAPRAAATAAHQQQQGMPSQTASYYSTQPQRPARTGYEKYRDPEPLPDLHVDQSIWGIGPVKTTAHGLQPATQPTSSSASRKIMSLEEVEASMRAQAPKPPKAQAPLSDPAIYQQGPPAEHVGGQHAIQQQQQQQGPPSHGHPVTILQRPQSMQTRPPDLIPTPPQQQPRQQAPPVQPTQILQNPNRLSGEPAPVAASGPQTHRSQGSITGLAQLHAHPQIMQMSEDEKAAFLDQETKRAKRNHKIWLLSKDNGLMTPQDKNFITRIQLQQLVSATGNPVEGSDSSISEDFYYQVYSHIRAGQRQNPSQPLSNFAQTYLFQTGSRHGGMRRHGRPAENHIQRMEQQVQRAVEAAKNKPKNPQLVIAGSLGKISFSNAKTPKPLLNIKRAESETPRPSNGKKSPHTETVLDRKRILRNVEKVYDTLMRIEDHIRLIPPPMSNQPDPELEQQHREWAATLDAYNAKLWTELKVHEPIGATVPHPFIAFLSCAKGKKAIPRIFPHLTFEQRTTILTMIIYHLDQLDVVQGAAVTSGETGLNSRMRENIELFISTVMPSLMQYFNETGLDIVDGVLNLIATKLNVDLIARTRIGVSMLTLILSRAVLLKQTGAGSPEQWEKWDQTFEILFTKLEPSLPYIFPGSVNAGIDVYVWQLLAAMGVSASHDQQTRLVLAVKDRVLDTVSTSKTLPPAMAAERLGSVNLFMRSIGLDVELLQ; this is encoded by the exons ATGTCATTCTTCGGCTTTGACACCGGGCCCCGTGGCCATAACAAGGCTGCCCCGGGCTTCTCACAAGCCCACGACCCGTTTGCCGGCCTTTCTGGACGAGGCAATGAGGACGACGCTCTTGACTTCGAAGATACTTACGATGGGCTTGGCGATCAACTGGATGAGACCGACGATGCCTTCAACGATGATACTTTTGGAGGTGATACTGCTGTTGCTGGGAACGTTGGTAAAGATTTTGACTTTTTCGGACAAACCGCCAAGGTGGCTGATGCCATTGAGGAGGAACATCTTCGATTCAACCGTCAACAGCCTGCTCCAAGggcagcagcaacggccgctcatcaacagcaacagggcatgccttcgcagacagcTTCGTACTACTCGACCCAACCGCAGAGACCTGCTCGAACTGGATACGAGAAATATAGGGACCCTGAACCCCTTCCAGATCTGCATGTTGACCAAAGCATTTGGGGCATTGGGCCAGTCAAGACTACCGCCCATGGTTTGCAACCTGCCACCCAGCCAACCTCTTCGTCTGCCAGCCGGAAAATTATGAGCCtcgaagaagttgaggcTTCTATGAGAGCTCAGGCTCCAAAGCCCCCCAAGGCTCAGGCTCCTCTCTCCGATCCCGCCATCTATCAACAAGGGCCACCCGCAGAGCACGTTGGGGGTCAACATGCCAtacaacaacagcagcagcagcagggcCCTCCTAGCCATGGACACCCAGTCACAATATTGCAGCGTCCTCAGAGCATGCAGACCCggccaccagacctgataccaacaccaccacaacagcAACCCCGTCAGCAGGCACCTCCTGTGCAGCCCACTCAGATCTTACAGAACCCGAACCGCCTTTCCGGAGAGCCTGCGCCTGTAGCTGCGTCGGGTCCTCAAACCCATCGCTCGCAAGGCTCCATCACTGGTTTGGCACAGCTACACGCTCATCCTCAAATCATGCAAATGTcagaggatgagaaggcagCATTTTTGGACCAGGAAACGAAACGTGCTAAAAGAAATCACAAAATCTGGCTCTTGTCCAAAGACAATGGACTCATGACACCACAGGATAAGAACTTCATCACTCGAAtacagctgcagcagcttgtcTCTGCCACTGGGAACCCTGTTGAAGGTTCCGACTCTTCCATCTCTGAGGACTTCTACTACCAAGTTTACAGCCACATTCGCGCGGGTCAACGACAGAACCCAAGCCAACCCCTTAGCAACTTTGCACAGACTTACCTCTTCCAGACTGGAAGTCGACATGGTGGTATGCGGCGCCACGGTAGACCCGCGGAGAATCACATTCAACGAATGGAACAACAGGTTCAGAGGGCCGTTGAGGCTGCAAAGAATAAACCCAAGAACCCGCAGCTCGTCATTGCTGGCAGTCTTGGCAAAATCTCATTCAGCAATGCAAAGACACCAAAGCCGTTGCTAAACATCAAGCGTGCGGAGAGCGAGACCCCCCGTCCAAGCAACGGTAAGAAGTCTCCTCATACAGAAACTGTACTAGATCGCAAGCGAATTCTGCGCAACGTTGAGAAGGTTTACGACACGTTGATGAGGATTGAAGACCACATTCGCCTGATTCCACCACCAATGAGCAACCAGCCTGATCCAGAACTGGAACAGCAGCACCGGGAATGGGCTGCTACACTGGACGCTTACAACGCGAAGCTTTGGACTGAGTTGAAGGTGCACGAGCCGATTGGCGCAACTGTTCCTCATCCCTTCATCGCTTTCCTGTCGTgtgccaagggcaagaaggctATTCCTCGCATCTTTCCTCACCTCACCTTTGAGCAGCGAACGACGATTTTGACCATGATTATTTACCACCTGGATCAGCTGGACGTCGTGCAAGGTGCCGCAGTTACTAGTGGTGAAACGGGTCTCAACTCCCGCATGCGCGAAAATATCGAGCTGTTCATTTCAACTGTTATGCCTTCTTTGATGCAATACTTTAATGAAACGGGGTTGGATATTGTTGACGGAGTCTTGAACCTCATTGCCACGAAACTGAACGTCGATCTCATTGCCAGAACGAGAATTGGTGTCTCTATGCTGACTTTAATTCTGAGCCGTGCCGTGCTTTTGAAGCAGACTGGTGCCGGCAGCCCTGAGCAGTGGGAGAAATG GGATCAAACCTTTGAAATTTTGTTTACCAAACTAGAACCCTCGCTGCCATACATTTTCCCTGGGAGCGTTAATGCTGGAATCGACGTGTATGTGTGGCAGCTGCTTGCGGCCATGGGTGTTAGTGCCTCCCACGACCAGCAGACACGGCTTGTCCTGGCCGTCAAGGATCGTGTTTTGGATACTGTTTCCACATCTAAGACTCTACCACCCGCTATGGCTGCCGAGCGACTTGGCAGTGTCAACCTCTTCATGCGATCCATCGGGTTGGATGTTGAGCTACTGCAATAG